Proteins encoded by one window of Pseudomonas sp. LS44:
- the ggt gene encoding gamma-glutamyltransferase — protein sequence MKRLPLLFLLLLTTATTWAAEAPGKVAVASAHPAATVAGLEALSSGGNAFDAAVAVAAALAVAEPYGSGLGGGGFFLLRQAGTPPTYRFIDARERAPQAAHADLYVRQGKVVRELSLNGPLAAAIPGLPAGLVHLASNYGKLALIDSLGPAIRLARDGVSIDRVYRERALARLEALRADPESARLFLVDGQVPEQWGYLQQTQLARTLERLGRYGRSGFYAGETAEKLVSGVRAAGGIWTLADLAGYKVVERTPLRFALADGRELISAPPPSAGGVALAQSLAMLQQLPWRDADRVQRAHYVIESLRRAYRDRGLLGDPDFVANPLPQLLAPDYLKRLAASIDAQRATPSSALPGAPAWHEGDHTTHFAVIDSDGNAVAATLSVNLPFGAAFTVPGTGVLLNDEMDDFAAEPQGVNAYGLSGSQPNLIAGGKRPLSSMSPSFIESAEQLAVFGTPGGSRIPSMVLLAMLAYLDGQPTSQWPVVARYHHQYLPDVVQHEPGTFSAAEVQALSQRGYTLEKLASRYGNLQALRWDKRSGDLEAASDPRGIGEASVLLPWPLPQGAAPAKQAQPTP from the coding sequence ATGAAGCGCCTGCCCCTACTGTTCCTCCTCCTGCTGACCACCGCCACCACCTGGGCCGCCGAGGCGCCGGGCAAGGTTGCGGTGGCCAGCGCGCACCCGGCGGCCACGGTGGCTGGCCTGGAAGCCCTGAGCAGCGGCGGCAACGCCTTCGATGCGGCGGTGGCCGTCGCGGCCGCCCTGGCGGTCGCCGAACCCTACGGCTCCGGCCTCGGCGGCGGCGGCTTCTTCCTCCTGCGCCAGGCCGGCACACCGCCGACCTACCGCTTCATCGACGCCCGCGAACGCGCGCCGCAGGCCGCCCACGCCGACCTCTACGTGCGCCAGGGCAAAGTGGTGCGCGAGCTGTCGCTGAACGGTCCGCTGGCCGCGGCGATTCCCGGCCTGCCGGCGGGGCTCGTCCACCTGGCGTCCAACTACGGCAAGCTGGCGCTGATCGACAGCCTCGGCCCGGCGATCCGCCTAGCGCGTGACGGCGTGTCGATCGACCGGGTGTACCGCGAGCGCGCCCTCGCCCGCCTCGAGGCGCTGCGCGCCGACCCGGAAAGCGCACGGCTGTTCCTCGTCGACGGCCAGGTGCCCGAACAATGGGGCTACCTGCAGCAAACCCAGCTGGCGCGCACCCTGGAACGCCTGGGGCGCTACGGCCGCAGCGGCTTCTACGCCGGCGAGACGGCGGAGAAGCTGGTCAGCGGCGTGCGCGCCGCCGGCGGCATCTGGACCCTGGCCGACCTGGCCGGCTACAAGGTGGTGGAACGCACGCCGCTGCGCTTCGCCCTCGCCGATGGCCGCGAGCTGATCAGCGCGCCACCGCCCTCGGCCGGTGGCGTAGCTCTGGCGCAGAGCCTGGCGATGCTCCAGCAGCTGCCGTGGCGCGACGCCGACCGCGTGCAGCGCGCCCACTATGTGATCGAAAGCCTGCGCCGCGCCTACCGCGACCGCGGTCTGCTCGGCGACCCCGACTTCGTCGCCAACCCACTGCCGCAACTGCTCGCCCCGGACTACCTCAAGCGCCTGGCCGCCAGCATCGACGCCCAGCGCGCCACGCCGAGCAGTGCCCTGCCGGGCGCCCCGGCTTGGCACGAGGGCGACCACACCACACACTTCGCGGTGATCGACTCGGACGGCAACGCGGTGGCCGCCACCCTGTCAGTCAACCTGCCGTTCGGCGCGGCCTTTACCGTGCCGGGCACCGGGGTGCTGCTCAACGACGAGATGGACGACTTCGCCGCCGAGCCGCAGGGGGTCAACGCCTACGGCCTGAGCGGCAGCCAGCCCAACCTGATCGCCGGCGGCAAGCGGCCGCTGTCGAGCATGAGCCCGAGCTTCATCGAGAGCGCCGAGCAGCTCGCGGTGTTCGGCACCCCCGGCGGCAGTCGCATTCCAAGCATGGTGCTGTTGGCCATGCTTGCTTACCTCGACGGCCAGCCAACCAGCCAGTGGCCGGTGGTGGCGCGCTACCATCACCAGTATTTGCCCGACGTGGTGCAACACGAGCCCGGCACCTTCAGCGCCGCCGAAGTCCAGGCCCTGAGCCAGCGCGGCTACACCCTGGAGAAGCTCGCCAGCCGCTACGGCAACCTGCAGGCGCTGCGCTGGGACAAACGCAGCGGCGACCTGGAAGCCGCCAGCGACCCGCGCGGCATCGGCGAAGCCAGCGTGCTGCTGCCCTGGCCGCTACCCCAGGGCGCCGCCCCGGCCAAGCAGGCACAGCCGACACCCTGA